A DNA window from Castanea sativa cultivar Marrone di Chiusa Pesio chromosome 7, ASM4071231v1 contains the following coding sequences:
- the LOC142642067 gene encoding serine carboxypeptidase-like 18, with product MVFSSGNFANKVCLHSLLLLLFSANAAFSGTLVTSIPGFDGDLPFKLYTGYITVKKVEMFYYFIESEGNPKEDPVLLWYSGGPGCSAFNGLIYQIGPLAFNMTHYTGGTPKTYYYPYSWTKDANILFVDAPVGTGFSYATSAEAYYVTDTITAAQVYPFLRKWLTEEYPEYLLNELFIGADSYSGTSGPIVVKHIADDNNAGVVPRLNLKGYILGCPRTDADINDNSRIIYAHRMGLVSDELYEAAKESCNGSYAQATTSQSQCYEDIQSMKHCTKDINKNHILEPKCTWAAPHPYGESLRRALEEDSAGLTLNSDVPEYFCHSFGYALSYIWANDKTVREALHIREGTIYDWKRCNQSLAFTNDVNSVVDYHKNLSKLGLQVLVYNGDHDLVIPNIGTQQWIKILNLTIVNDWRPWLVDGQVAGYTIKYSTNGYRLTYASIKGAGHSPQEYKRRECFQMFNRFIHYYPI from the exons ATGGTATTTAGCTCAggaaattttgcaaacaaagTGTGTTTGCATTCGCTTCTTCTACTGCTTTTTTCAGCAAATGCGGCTTTCTCTGGCACACTAGTGACCTCCATTCCGGGATTCGATGGTGACCTTCCTTTTAAACTCTATACCGG GTACATAACTGTAAAAAAAGTTGAGATGTTTTACTATTTCATCGAATCAGAGGGAAACCCCAAAGAGGACCCTGTTTTGCTTTGGTATAGTGGCGGCCCTGGTTGCTCTGCTTTCAATGGTCTCATCTACCAGATTG GTCCATTAGCTTTCAATATGACACACTACACAGGGGgtacgccaaaaacatattattatCCATACTCATGGACAAAG GACGCCAACATTTTATTTGTAGATGCACCTGTTGGCACTGGTTTCTCCTATGCAACAAGTGCCGAAGCTTACTATGTTACAGACACAATAACAGCAGCACAAGTTTATCCTTTCTTAAGGAAG TGGTTGACTGAAGAATACCCAGAATACCTgctaaatgaattatttattggGGCTGATTCTTATTCAGGCACGTCTGGCCCAATTGTTGTTAAACATATAGCTGATG ATAATAATGCTGGAGTCGTACCACGCCTGAATCTCAAG GGATATATTCTTGGGTGCCCTCGGACCGATGCGGACATTAATGACAATTCGAGGATAATATACGCTCATCGAATGGGGCTTGTATCAGATGAACTCTATGAG GCAGCAAAAGAAAGTTGCAATGGTAGTTACGCTCAAGCTACCACATCGCAATCACAATGCTACGAGGATATTCAATCAATGAAGCAT TGCACTAAAGACATAAACAAAAACCATATTCTGGAGCCTAAGTGCACCTGGGCAGCTCCACATCCATATGGAGAATCTCTTAGAAGAGCCCTTGAGGAAGACTCTGCTGGCCTCACCTTAAATTCTGATGTCCCAGAATATTTTTGCCAt AGCTTTGGTTATGCACTTTCTTACATTTGGGCCAATGATAAAACTGTCCGAGAAGCCCTTCATATCAGAGAG GGAACAATATATGACTGGAAGAGGTGCAACCAGAGCTTAGCATTCACAAATGACGTCAACAGTGTCGTTGATTATCATAAAAATCTCAGCAAATTGGGCTTACAAGTTCTAGTATACAA TGGTGACCATGACCTAGTCATCCCAAACATTGGTACGCAACAATGGATCAAGATACTAAATTTGACCATTGTTAATGATTGGCGACCGTGGTTAGTGGATGGTCAAGTTGCAGG ATACACGATCAAGTATTCTACTAATGGATACCGCTTGACCTATGCATCTATTAAG GGAGCTGGCCACTCTCCACAAGAGTACAAGCGTAGGGAATGCTTTCAGATGTTCAACAGGTTCATCCATTATTATCCAATCTAA